One Megasphaera vaginalis (ex Bordigoni et al. 2020) genomic region harbors:
- a CDS encoding tyrosine-type recombinase/integrase, which produces MDVAKDQVEKAKASTNIGDWMGAADLYIGVMIAVYTGMRLGEIMALKWGDFNVHTSFLSVQRSKSDEKVNP; this is translated from the coding sequence TTGGATGTTGCGAAAGACCAAGTAGAGAAGGCTAAAGCTTCTACTAACATAGGAGATTGGATGGGTGCCGCCGATCTCTACATAGGCGTTATGATTGCTGTTTATACAGGAATGCGTCTTGGTGAAATCATGGCATTGAAATGGGGAGATTTTAATGTTCACACATCGTTTCTATCTGTGCAAAGATCTAAATCAGATGAAAAGGTCAATCCATAA
- a CDS encoding flavodoxin: protein METNVLVAYFSCTNVTRKVAADLAAITKGDLFAITPQDAYTKEDLDWQNKNSRTSKEKEDPSFRPAIANSVAHMEKYDTIYLGFPIWWYKAPNIILTFLESYDFSGKTIIPFCTSGESDFGSTVSLLKKVCSETAVWKTGRVCNGHPSRELLTGWVHKL, encoded by the coding sequence TTGGAAACGAACGTGTTAGTGGCTTATTTTTCTTGTACAAATGTGACCAGAAAGGTTGCCGCAGATCTGGCTGCTATAACGAAGGGGGATCTCTTTGCGATTACGCCGCAGGATGCGTATACGAAGGAAGACTTGGACTGGCAGAATAAAAACAGCAGAACGTCGAAAGAAAAAGAGGATCCTTCTTTTCGCCCTGCGATTGCCAACAGCGTGGCGCATATGGAAAAATACGATACGATTTACTTGGGCTTTCCCATCTGGTGGTACAAGGCGCCGAATATTATCCTGACTTTTTTGGAAAGTTATGACTTTTCAGGGAAAACGATCATTCCCTTCTGCACCTCAGGAGAGAGCGATTTCGGCAGTACCGTTTCTTTGTTGAAAAAAGTCTGTTCCGAAACGGCCGTCTGGAAAACCGGCAGAGTATGCAACGGTCATCCGTCGCGGGAATTGCTGACGGGATGGGTGCATAAATTATGA
- a CDS encoding RidA family protein: MAVDVIKTEKAPGAVGPYSQAIKAGDFLFASGQVALDPAKGKLVGGGVVDQAEQCMKNVGALLEAAGLSFDHVVKTTVYLTNIEYFGAVNEVYGKYFQKTLPARSCVAIANLPKGASVEVEVIAYCGK; the protein is encoded by the coding sequence ATGGCAGTAGATGTAATTAAAACGGAAAAAGCACCGGGCGCGGTAGGTCCCTATTCACAGGCGATTAAAGCAGGCGATTTCCTGTTTGCTTCCGGTCAGGTCGCTCTTGACCCGGCAAAAGGAAAGCTTGTCGGCGGCGGCGTCGTTGATCAGGCGGAACAGTGCATGAAAAATGTCGGCGCGTTACTGGAAGCGGCAGGGCTTTCTTTCGATCATGTCGTCAAGACGACGGTGTATTTGACAAATATCGAGTATTTTGGAGCCGTCAATGAAGTGTACGGTAAATATTTCCAAAAGACATTGCCCGCTCGTTCCTGCGTCGCTATTGCCAATTTACCGAAGGGCGCCAGCGTGGAAGTAGAAGTTATTGCCTATTGCGGCAAATAA
- the kdpC gene encoding potassium-transporting ATPase subunit KdpC produces MKSMKSVLPKAGMIFLIFTLLCGVVYTGVVTVIAQLIFPDNANGSIIEVNGKKYGCELLGQQYTDEAHMWGRIINIDVSTYTDENGKALMYAAPSNISPASQEYAQLVAERVEKLRNANPEMDETAVPVDLVTCSGSGLDPHISPAAAEYQVTRIAKANDMTENEVREIIQNCTDGRFFGIFGEETVNVLEVNLMLDGILEKNRLYLSDR; encoded by the coding sequence ATGAAATCAATGAAAAGTGTACTACCAAAGGCAGGTATGATTTTTTTAATCTTTACGCTGCTGTGCGGCGTAGTCTATACGGGTGTTGTCACAGTAATTGCTCAGCTAATTTTTCCGGACAATGCCAACGGAAGTATCATTGAAGTAAACGGGAAAAAATATGGCTGTGAATTACTTGGGCAGCAATATACAGATGAGGCCCATATGTGGGGGCGCATTATAAATATTGATGTTTCAACCTATACGGATGAAAACGGAAAGGCACTGATGTACGCCGCTCCCTCCAACATCTCTCCGGCAAGTCAGGAATATGCACAGCTTGTGGCAGAGCGTGTAGAAAAGCTCCGCAATGCAAATCCTGAAATGGATGAAACAGCTGTTCCGGTGGATCTTGTCACCTGTTCCGGCAGTGGGCTTGATCCCCATATTTCCCCGGCAGCAGCGGAGTATCAGGTAACCCGCATTGCAAAAGCAAATGATATGACCGAAAATGAAGTGCGTGAGATTATCCAAAACTGCACCGACGGACGATTCTTTGGTATCTTTGGTGAAGAGACTGTCAATGTGCTGGAAGTCAATCTGATGCTGGACGGTATTCTGGAAAAGAATCGTCTTTACTTGAGTGACAGATAG
- a CDS encoding toprim domain-containing protein → MPIIVTEGEIDALSLIQVGYPNVWAIGGAQKLDKWLKEIYKINPKIILALDTDDAGINAKMAAFNYCDIEKWKRPLDFWSFCISPATVKVKDINDLLVTAPNALKEAINNIKNKFGGQYEKNK, encoded by the coding sequence TTGCCAATAATAGTAACCGAGGGTGAAATCGATGCCCTATCCTTAATCCAAGTTGGTTATCCCAATGTTTGGGCGATTGGAGGTGCTCAAAAATTAGATAAGTGGCTAAAAGAAATTTATAAAATAAACCCCAAAATCATCTTAGCGTTAGATACAGATGACGCAGGTATAAACGCTAAGATGGCTGCTTTCAATTATTGTGACATTGAAAAATGGAAACGGCCTTTAGACTTTTGGAGCTTTTGCATCTCCCCCGCCACGGTAAAAGTAAAAGATATAAATGATCTTTTGGTTACCGCTCCCAACGCACTGAAGGAAGCCATAAACAATATTAAAAATAAATTCGGAGGTCAATATGAGAAAAATAAGTGA
- the kdpA gene encoding potassium-transporting ATPase subunit KdpA, with protein sequence MSTIIQYVLYLAILIVLAIPLGAYISKVMNGEKTFLSKILTPCENLVYRIMRVDKAEQMTWKKYAVSVLVFSGVGLVFLFLLQLLQGVLPGNPQHLSGVKWDLAFNTSASFITNTNWQAYSGESTLSYLTQALGLTVQNFVSAATGIAVLFALIRGFIKVKSTGLGSFWVDLTRIVVHILLPLNLVISLLLVGGGVIQNLKISETVSLVEPIAVSAEGEILKDAVIDLDTATVTVDGEIFSDAQIVTEQFVPMGPAASQVAIKQTGTNGGGYMGVNSAHPLENPNAFTNLIEMISILLIPAALCFTFGSAVKNKKQGIAIFMAMFLCLVVALGCIAVSEQVGTSQFAQNGTVNTSMIEQAGGNMEGKETRFGIAASSTWAAFTTAASNGSVNSMHDSYTPLGGMVTMLLMQLGEVIFGGVGCGLYGMLAFAILAVFIAGLMVGRTPEFLGKKIEPYEMKWSVLVCLATPIAILVGSGLAAVVPSVMDSLNNSGAHGFSEMLYAYSSCGGNNGSAFAGFNANTVFLNVSLGLVMLFARFLPIIGTLAIAGSLAGKKKIATTAGTLSTTNGMFVFLLIVVVFLIGALSFFPALALGPLAEFFGSIA encoded by the coding sequence ATGAGCACCATAATTCAGTATGTTTTATACCTTGCCATTCTGATTGTTTTGGCAATTCCGTTGGGCGCATACATAAGCAAAGTTATGAATGGCGAGAAAACTTTTTTGTCCAAAATTCTGACACCGTGTGAAAACCTTGTTTACAGGATTATGCGTGTAGATAAAGCAGAACAGATGACATGGAAAAAATATGCGGTAAGCGTATTGGTTTTTTCCGGTGTTGGACTTGTTTTTCTGTTCCTGCTCCAACTTTTACAGGGCGTTCTTCCCGGAAACCCGCAGCATCTTTCCGGTGTGAAATGGGATTTGGCATTTAATACTTCTGCAAGTTTCATTACCAATACAAACTGGCAGGCATATTCCGGTGAATCTACATTGAGTTATCTCACCCAGGCTTTAGGTCTGACTGTTCAGAACTTTGTTTCCGCAGCCACAGGTATCGCCGTTCTGTTTGCTTTGATCCGTGGCTTTATCAAGGTGAAATCCACCGGGTTAGGGAGCTTTTGGGTGGACTTGACCCGCATTGTGGTTCACATCCTGCTCCCACTGAATCTGGTCATTTCTCTGTTGCTGGTAGGCGGCGGTGTAATCCAGAATCTGAAAATTTCAGAAACCGTATCTCTTGTAGAACCGATTGCTGTCAGTGCAGAAGGTGAAATCCTTAAGGATGCAGTAATTGACTTAGACACCGCAACCGTCACTGTAGATGGCGAAATCTTTTCGGATGCACAGATCGTCACCGAGCAGTTCGTACCAATGGGTCCTGCAGCCAGTCAGGTCGCAATCAAGCAGACCGGCACCAACGGCGGCGGCTACATGGGCGTCAACTCTGCACATCCTTTGGAAAACCCCAATGCCTTTACCAATCTGATTGAAATGATTTCCATTCTTCTGATTCCGGCGGCACTCTGCTTCACATTCGGCTCTGCGGTAAAGAACAAGAAGCAAGGTATCGCAATCTTTATGGCAATGTTCCTCTGTCTGGTTGTTGCCTTGGGTTGCATCGCTGTCAGTGAGCAGGTCGGTACATCTCAGTTTGCACAAAATGGTACAGTCAATACCTCTATGATAGAACAGGCTGGCGGCAATATGGAAGGCAAGGAGACCCGCTTCGGCATTGCGGCATCCTCTACCTGGGCAGCCTTCACCACAGCAGCCTCCAACGGCTCTGTAAACTCCATGCATGACAGCTACACGCCTCTTGGCGGTATGGTGACTATGCTGCTGATGCAGCTTGGTGAGGTTATTTTCGGCGGCGTGGGATGCGGCCTTTACGGTATGCTTGCCTTTGCCATTCTGGCGGTGTTTATTGCTGGTCTGATGGTAGGCCGTACTCCGGAATTCCTTGGCAAGAAAATTGAGCCTTATGAGATGAAATGGTCGGTACTGGTTTGCCTTGCAACGCCCATTGCAATTCTGGTCGGCAGTGGCCTTGCCGCTGTAGTACCCTCTGTCATGGATAGCCTGAATAACAGCGGCGCCCACGGTTTCTCTGAAATGCTGTACGCCTACTCATCCTGTGGCGGCAATAACGGCTCGGCCTTTGCCGGTTTCAATGCGAATACCGTATTTCTAAATGTAAGCCTGGGACTGGTGATGCTCTTTGCCCGGTTCCTGCCCATCATCGGCACACTTGCAATCGCAGGTAGCCTGGCCGGGAAAAAGAAAATCGCCACGACTGCGGGTACCTTGTCTACCACAAATGGAATGTTTGTTTTCCTGCTGATTGTTGTGGTATTTCTGATCGGTGCACTGAGCTTCTTCCCGGCACTTGCCCTTGGCCCACTTGCTGAGTTCTTTGGCAGCATTGCGTAA
- a CDS encoding HNH endonuclease signature motif containing protein has protein sequence MLTGKETELSIRAFNEREKQEAYERQEHKCAGCGEEFEYSEMHGDHIKPWSKGGRTVPENCQMLCTKCNLKKSNH, from the coding sequence TTGCTGACCGGTAAGGAAACAGAGTTATCCATAAGGGCATTTAACGAACGAGAAAAACAAGAAGCGTATGAGCGGCAGGAGCACAAATGCGCCGGATGCGGCGAAGAATTTGAATACTCCGAGATGCACGGCGATCATATTAAGCCGTGGAGCAAAGGTGGCCGGACGGTGCCGGAGAATTGCCAAATGCTTTGTACGAAGTGCAACCTAAAGAAATCCAACCATTAA
- a CDS encoding site-specific integrase has translation MGANLVHALKQHKKIQLSYRENVGNLYENCDWIIGGLFGHGYNKRHYSSRKFQKLLKDAKIMRHIRFHDLRHTHATLLLLAGINPKIVQERLGHASIDMTLDTYSHLTLANQGVAVTALDSIIAPSDT, from the coding sequence ATTGGGGCTAACTTAGTTCATGCATTAAAGCAACACAAAAAAATACAACTCTCATACAGAGAAAATGTAGGAAATCTTTATGAGAATTGTGATTGGATCATAGGCGGTCTATTCGGACACGGCTATAACAAAAGACACTACAGTTCAAGAAAGTTCCAAAAGCTTTTAAAAGATGCCAAAATCATGCGTCATATTCGCTTTCATGACCTAAGGCATACTCATGCAACACTACTATTATTAGCCGGAATAAACCCCAAAATCGTTCAAGAAAGGTTAGGTCATGCCAGTATTGACATGACCTTAGACACCTATTCACATTTAACACTGGCAAATCAAGGTGTTGCCGTAACTGCGCTTGATTCGATTATCGCTCCAAGCGATACTTGA
- the msrA gene encoding peptide-methionine (S)-S-oxide reductase MsrA encodes METEIYLAGGCFWGLEALLQKAPCVVSTEVGYANSRRPQPTYEQVCTGATGAAETVKVVHDGTVTGLKRILTVFFEAIDPTSLNRQGFDVGTQYRTGIYYLDEESRHIAEAVLAEESRKYDRPVVTEIMALENFYCAEAYHQDYLKKNPGGYCHLDLSKWDFTKE; translated from the coding sequence GTGGAAACGGAAATTTATCTGGCAGGAGGGTGCTTCTGGGGCCTTGAGGCGTTGTTGCAGAAGGCACCTTGCGTGGTGTCGACGGAAGTCGGCTATGCCAACAGTCGGCGTCCGCAGCCGACGTATGAACAAGTCTGTACCGGTGCGACGGGAGCGGCGGAAACGGTGAAGGTTGTTCATGACGGTACTGTCACGGGGTTAAAACGGATCTTGACGGTATTTTTTGAAGCCATCGACCCGACATCGTTGAATCGGCAGGGCTTCGATGTGGGAACGCAATATCGGACAGGTATCTACTATCTTGACGAAGAGAGCAGGCACATCGCCGAAGCGGTTTTGGCGGAAGAATCCAGAAAATATGATCGGCCTGTTGTAACGGAAATCATGGCGTTGGAGAATTTTTATTGCGCTGAAGCATATCATCAAGATTATTTGAAGAAGAATCCCGGCGGGTATTGTCACCTTGACCTGAGCAAATGGGATTTTACGAAAGAATAA
- the kdpB gene encoding potassium-transporting ATPase subunit KdpB, whose translation MSTKQKSAFANRKMLGRAVKDSFVKLSPKTQAKNPVMFLVFVSAILTSILWLVSLFGLKDAPSGYTLAIAVILWFTVLFANFAEAIAEGRGKAQADSLRASRKDVDAHKIHSVSQKDSVTVVPSALLKKGELVIVKAGEQIPADGEVVEGAASVDESAITGESAPVIREAGGDRSAVTGGTTVLSDWIVVRVTNEAGESFLDKMIAMVEGAARKKTPNEIALQIFLVALSIIFILVTVSLYTYSIFSAKLAGIENPTSVPTLIALLVCLAPTTIGALLSAIGIAGMSRLNQANVLAMSGRAIEAAGDVDILMLDKTGTITLGNRQASEFIPVDGVDIQELADAAQLSSLADETPEGRSVVVLAKKEFGIRGRSLQDKDMHFVPFTAVTRMSGVDFDGNEIRKGAADAMQSYVTHAGGMHSPDCDRVVKSIASKGGTPLVVAKNHKILGVIYLKDIIKQGVKEKFADLRKMGIKTIMITGDNPITAAAIAAEAGVDDFLAEATPEGKLAMIRDFQAKGHLVAMTGDGTNDAPALAQADVAVAMNSGTQAAKEAGNMVDLDSSPTKLIDIVRIGKQLLMTRGSLTTFSIANDVAKYFAIIPALFMGLYPGLSALNIMGLHSPQSAVLSAIIYNALIIIALIPLALKGVKYREVSAGKLLSRNLLIYGLGGLAAPFIFVKLIDVLLVLTGLV comes from the coding sequence ATGAGTACAAAACAGAAAAGTGCTTTTGCCAACCGGAAAATGCTCGGCAGGGCAGTTAAAGATTCTTTTGTAAAATTAAGTCCGAAAACACAGGCAAAAAACCCGGTCATGTTTCTGGTTTTTGTGTCTGCGATTTTGACCAGCATCCTTTGGCTGGTGTCCCTGTTTGGGTTAAAAGACGCTCCAAGCGGATATACACTGGCGATTGCCGTTATCCTTTGGTTTACCGTGCTATTTGCCAACTTTGCCGAGGCCATTGCAGAAGGCCGAGGCAAAGCACAGGCAGATTCTCTACGGGCATCCCGTAAGGATGTGGACGCACATAAAATTCACTCTGTATCGCAGAAAGACAGTGTGACCGTGGTTCCATCCGCCCTGCTGAAAAAGGGGGAACTGGTGATTGTCAAAGCAGGAGAGCAGATTCCGGCAGACGGCGAAGTCGTGGAAGGTGCGGCATCTGTGGATGAAAGCGCTATCACTGGCGAATCCGCTCCTGTAATTCGTGAGGCAGGCGGCGACCGCAGTGCCGTCACCGGCGGCACCACTGTACTGTCGGACTGGATTGTTGTCAGAGTGACCAATGAAGCCGGAGAAAGCTTTCTGGACAAGATGATTGCGATGGTAGAAGGTGCTGCCCGGAAAAAGACGCCCAACGAAATTGCTTTGCAGATTTTTCTGGTAGCCTTGTCCATCATCTTCATTTTGGTGACAGTCTCCCTCTATACGTACTCCATTTTTTCTGCAAAGCTGGCGGGAATTGAGAATCCCACCTCTGTACCAACTCTGATAGCGCTGTTGGTGTGCCTTGCGCCTACTACCATTGGTGCCTTGCTTTCCGCCATTGGTATTGCCGGTATGTCTCGACTGAACCAGGCAAATGTTCTGGCCATGAGTGGACGTGCCATTGAAGCCGCTGGTGATGTAGACATTCTGATGCTTGATAAAACCGGAACAATCACTCTGGGTAATCGACAGGCATCGGAGTTCATTCCGGTGGATGGTGTAGATATTCAGGAGCTGGCGGACGCGGCTCAGCTTTCTTCTCTGGCAGATGAAACCCCTGAGGGCAGAAGCGTTGTTGTGCTGGCAAAGAAGGAGTTTGGAATTCGTGGCAGAAGCCTTCAGGACAAGGATATGCACTTTGTCCCATTTACTGCCGTGACCCGTATGAGCGGCGTCGACTTTGACGGCAACGAAATCCGAAAAGGCGCAGCAGACGCCATGCAAAGTTATGTAACCCATGCAGGCGGTATGCATTCTCCGGACTGTGATCGAGTTGTCAAGTCTATTGCGTCCAAGGGCGGCACACCTCTGGTTGTAGCTAAGAACCACAAGATTCTCGGCGTCATCTATCTGAAGGATATTATTAAGCAGGGCGTGAAGGAGAAATTTGCAGATCTACGAAAAATGGGCATCAAGACCATTATGATCACCGGCGACAATCCAATTACTGCTGCGGCCATTGCTGCCGAGGCCGGTGTGGATGACTTCCTTGCGGAAGCAACACCGGAAGGAAAACTGGCAATGATTCGCGATTTTCAGGCAAAGGGTCATTTGGTTGCCATGACAGGCGACGGCACCAACGACGCCCCGGCTTTGGCACAAGCAGACGTTGCAGTTGCCATGAACAGCGGCACACAGGCAGCAAAAGAAGCAGGTAACATGGTGGATTTGGATTCTTCGCCCACAAAGCTTATCGACATTGTGCGCATCGGCAAACAGCTTTTGATGACACGAGGCAGCCTGACTACATTCTCTATTGCCAACGATGTGGCAAAATACTTTGCCATTATTCCAGCGCTGTTTATGGGACTTTATCCAGGCCTGTCTGCTCTGAATATTATGGGGCTGCATTCCCCGCAAAGTGCTGTTCTCTCTGCGATTATTTATAATGCACTCATCATTATTGCGCTCATTCCATTGGCGCTGAAAGGTGTGAAATACCGTGAAGTTTCCGCCGGAAAGCTGCTGTCACGGAACCTGCTGATTTATGGTCTGGGCGGTCTGGCAGCTCCCTTTATCTTTGTGAAGCTGATTGATGTTCTGCTTGTGCTTACTGGTCTGGTATAA
- a CDS encoding aldo/keto reductase, producing the protein MIFEETFTLHNGVKIPKLALGTWLVADEDAGAAVAAALQIGYRHVDTAQAYRNEAGVGDGIRKSGVKREDVFVTSKVAAERKEYANAAASIDRSLKKMGLDYLDLMIIHSPQPWKAVNQSDDRYFEGNLAAWKALEDAYKAGKVRAIGVSNFLEIDLENIITHGEIKPMVNQILAHIGNTPFALIDYCQHRDIVVEAYSPIAHGMALQAEEITAMAEKYGVSASQLCIRYDLQLGMVVLPKTVNPEHMKSNGAVDFVISAEDMERLKHVSPLKDYGKDSFFPVFGGKM; encoded by the coding sequence ATGATCTTTGAAGAAACGTTTACCCTTCATAACGGTGTAAAAATTCCGAAATTGGCTTTGGGAACATGGCTTGTCGCCGATGAAGACGCCGGTGCTGCCGTAGCGGCTGCCTTGCAGATCGGTTATCGCCATGTCGATACGGCACAAGCTTATCGGAATGAAGCCGGCGTCGGTGACGGAATACGTAAGTCCGGCGTGAAGCGGGAAGATGTTTTTGTGACTTCCAAAGTTGCTGCTGAACGAAAGGAGTATGCCAATGCCGCAGCGTCTATCGACAGATCGCTGAAAAAAATGGGATTGGACTACTTAGACTTGATGATTATCCACAGCCCACAGCCGTGGAAAGCTGTCAACCAATCTGACGATCGGTATTTCGAAGGAAATCTGGCGGCCTGGAAGGCCTTGGAAGACGCTTATAAAGCAGGTAAGGTTAGAGCTATCGGCGTTTCCAATTTTCTGGAAATTGATTTGGAGAACATTATCACTCATGGCGAGATAAAACCGATGGTCAATCAAATATTGGCTCATATCGGCAATACGCCGTTCGCGCTTATCGATTACTGCCAACATAGAGACATCGTCGTTGAAGCGTATTCGCCGATTGCTCACGGCATGGCCCTGCAGGCGGAAGAAATTACTGCCATGGCTGAAAAATACGGCGTTTCGGCGTCGCAGCTGTGTATCCGTTATGATTTGCAGCTCGGTATGGTGGTTTTGCCGAAAACTGTAAATCCTGAACATATGAAGAGCAATGGAGCCGTCGATTTCGTTATTTCGGCTGAAGATATGGAACGGCTGAAACACGTCAGTCCTTTGAAAGATTACGGAAAGGATAGTTTTTTTCCTGTATTTGGCGGCAAGATGTAA
- a CDS encoding CitMHS family transporter: protein MTAVFGFATVIISVVFILRRIMGPIPAFILVPAVISLTAGYGWQTGDFILKGMRAVAPIGIMFIFATLFFGVIISAGTLRPIVRFIFHAVGHDPVRICIGTGILALLAEMSASGVVTVMVVIPAMLPLFDGLGMRRTTLATVLSLSAGFQCTQPWGSTAQRCMVALNLTSHELWVPIIIPLAVGLLSIFCIDCYLGRCERKRIGLARLAEPIQLKPTVDEIKMAEYERPKLAKFNMLLVVVTIGVLISGMVHAAVVFMISLAIALVVNYPRVTEQKFMLAYHSHSALTMAGIVFATGSLVGVMNCTGMIQAMAEALVMIIPAVLGPHMAVIVGIFAMPATLLFDPSSFYFGVLPVLAEAGTTYGIMPVEMARAAFFGQMNMGFPVSPLTGTTFMLVAMAKLDLAEHQRRTIPWAFAVTIIMLVTALVCGVVPA, encoded by the coding sequence ATGACTGCTGTCTTCGGGTTTGCAACGGTAATTATTTCCGTCGTTTTTATTTTGCGGCGTATCATGGGACCGATACCCGCTTTTATTCTTGTTCCTGCCGTTATTTCGTTGACTGCCGGTTACGGTTGGCAGACCGGTGACTTCATATTGAAGGGCATGCGGGCTGTGGCGCCTATCGGTATTATGTTCATTTTTGCCACACTGTTTTTTGGCGTTATCATCAGTGCAGGCACGCTGCGGCCTATTGTTCGCTTCATTTTTCATGCAGTCGGTCATGACCCGGTACGAATTTGTATCGGTACGGGGATTCTGGCGCTTTTGGCGGAAATGAGCGCCAGCGGCGTCGTTACGGTTATGGTCGTCATTCCGGCGATGCTGCCGCTCTTTGACGGGTTGGGTATGCGCCGGACGACGTTGGCTACGGTGTTATCCCTGAGCGCCGGTTTTCAATGTACGCAGCCCTGGGGATCGACGGCGCAACGTTGCATGGTGGCGTTGAATCTGACGTCGCACGAATTATGGGTACCGATCATCATTCCCCTTGCTGTCGGACTGCTCAGTATTTTTTGTATTGACTGTTATCTCGGACGTTGTGAGCGCAAACGGATCGGTCTTGCCAGACTGGCTGAACCGATTCAGTTGAAGCCGACGGTAGATGAAATCAAAATGGCTGAGTACGAACGTCCGAAACTTGCAAAATTCAATATGCTGCTCGTTGTCGTTACGATCGGTGTTTTGATCTCCGGCATGGTCCACGCGGCCGTTGTTTTCATGATTTCGCTGGCAATTGCGCTGGTCGTCAACTATCCTCGGGTGACGGAGCAGAAGTTCATGCTGGCCTATCATTCGCATAGCGCCTTGACGATGGCCGGTATCGTCTTTGCCACAGGATCTCTCGTCGGGGTCATGAACTGTACGGGAATGATTCAGGCCATGGCCGAGGCCTTGGTCATGATTATTCCGGCTGTTCTGGGGCCGCATATGGCGGTTATCGTCGGCATTTTTGCCATGCCTGCGACACTTCTCTTTGACCCGTCGTCATTTTATTTCGGTGTGTTGCCCGTTCTTGCTGAAGCCGGTACGACATATGGCATTATGCCTGTCGAAATGGCACGGGCCGCCTTTTTCGGACAAATGAATATGGGATTTCCCGTCAGCCCTCTTACGGGCACTACGTTCATGCTGGTGGCGATGGCCAAACTCGATTTGGCAGAGCATCAGCGCAGGACCATTCCCTGGGCTTTTGCCGTCACGATCATCATGCTCGTTACCGCACTTGTTTGCGGTGTTGTACCGGCATGA
- a CDS encoding LysE/ArgO family amino acid transporter has product MDVYIQGLTMGLAYVAPIGLQNLFVINSALSLLTGRALFTAWIVTFFDVTLALACFFGIGFIMEAYEWLQAAVLLGGSLVIIYLAVGLIRAGEETVLHEKSRFTLRRTVITACVVTWFNPQAIIDGTMMLGAFQASLPPESGVFFISGVVSASCLWFSSITLIVSRIGNILTGKVLQWINRLCGVVILIYGLILLRHFITLASIF; this is encoded by the coding sequence GTGGATGTGTATATACAAGGGTTGACGATGGGACTGGCTTATGTGGCGCCCATCGGCTTGCAGAACCTCTTTGTCATTAACAGCGCCTTGTCTTTATTGACAGGTCGTGCCTTGTTTACGGCATGGATCGTCACCTTTTTTGATGTTACGCTGGCTTTGGCTTGCTTTTTCGGCATCGGCTTTATTATGGAAGCATATGAATGGCTCCAGGCCGCGGTTCTGCTTGGCGGCAGTCTGGTTATCATTTACCTTGCCGTCGGTCTGATTCGCGCGGGAGAAGAAACGGTTCTCCATGAAAAAAGCCGCTTTACGCTGCGCCGGACCGTTATTACGGCTTGTGTCGTGACCTGGTTCAATCCGCAGGCGATTATTGACGGGACCATGATGCTGGGGGCTTTTCAGGCGTCACTGCCGCCGGAATCCGGCGTTTTTTTTATTAGCGGCGTTGTTTCGGCTTCTTGTCTTTGGTTTTCCTCCATTACGTTGATTGTTTCCCGTATCGGCAATATTCTGACCGGCAAGGTATTACAGTGGATCAATCGTCTTTGCGGCGTCGTTATTCTCATCTACGGTCTTATTCTGTTGCGTCATTTCATCACTTTGGCTTCTATCTTTTAA